From Woronichinia naegeliana WA131, the proteins below share one genomic window:
- the gcvT gene encoding glycine cleavage system aminomethyltransferase GcvT yields MAPSSSSLVRTPLFSLIQAQKAKFTEFSGWEMPVQFTGLKQEHTAVRSGVGMFDISHMGKFLLTGKSVLQALDQLVPSDLNRLTPGRAQYTVLLNEQGGIIDDIIIYDQGQTDDGDQRVTVIVNAGTRDKDKNWLLAHLDTTTIDFQDQSDEKVLIALQGPKAVSTLQSLLKTDLTNVPAFGHLEANLYEESVFIARTGYTGEDGFEIMLSAELGEDLWRSLFGLGVIPCGLGARDTLRLEAAMCLYGQDMDDNTTPLEAGLGWLVHLDSKGDFIGRKVLEQQKQQGVKKRLVALEMEGRHIARHDYPVKVDGQVVGKVTSGTFSPTLEKAIALAYVPPELSKLGQTLGVEIREKVYGGKIVKKPFYRAAHKYK; encoded by the coding sequence GTGGCTCCTTCATCCTCATCCTTAGTACGTACCCCTCTGTTTTCCCTGATTCAAGCCCAAAAGGCCAAATTCACTGAATTTTCTGGCTGGGAAATGCCGGTTCAATTTACGGGACTCAAACAGGAACATACCGCCGTTCGTTCTGGTGTGGGAATGTTTGATATTTCTCACATGGGTAAATTCCTGCTGACGGGAAAATCTGTCTTACAGGCGTTAGATCAACTTGTCCCTTCCGACTTAAATCGTTTAACCCCAGGTCGGGCCCAATATACAGTCCTACTCAATGAACAGGGTGGCATTATTGATGACATTATCATCTATGACCAAGGACAAACAGACGACGGCGACCAAAGGGTGACAGTCATTGTCAATGCGGGAACGAGAGATAAGGATAAAAACTGGTTACTTGCTCATTTAGATACAACCACAATTGACTTTCAAGATCAATCCGATGAAAAAGTGTTAATTGCCCTTCAGGGGCCCAAAGCTGTCAGCACTTTGCAATCTTTGCTGAAAACGGATCTCACTAATGTACCGGCCTTTGGCCATTTAGAAGCCAATTTATATGAAGAAAGTGTATTTATTGCTCGCACAGGTTACACCGGTGAAGATGGCTTTGAAATTATGCTTTCGGCAGAACTAGGAGAAGATCTATGGCGATCGCTGTTTGGTCTGGGAGTGATTCCCTGTGGATTAGGGGCAAGAGATACCTTAAGACTAGAAGCGGCCATGTGTCTCTACGGTCAGGATATGGACGATAATACTACTCCCCTAGAGGCCGGACTAGGATGGTTAGTTCATCTTGATAGTAAGGGCGATTTTATCGGGCGTAAGGTTTTAGAACAACAAAAACAGCAAGGCGTGAAAAAACGTTTAGTGGCCCTGGAAATGGAAGGTCGTCATATTGCTCGCCATGATTATCCGGTCAAAGTGGATGGGCAAGTCGTTGGCAAAGTCACCAGTGGCACTTTTTCCCCCACCCTCGAAAAGGCGATCGCCTTAGCCTATGTCCCCCCAGAATTGAGTAAACTTGGCCAGACGCTCGGAGTAGAAATTCGGGAAAAAGTTTATGGCGGGAAAATTGTCAAAAAACCCTTTTATCGTGCTGCTCATAAATATAAATAA
- a CDS encoding ISKra4 family transposase → MKTLVGEVEISQKQARKLKVSPKIVLSPGLEKCCLRASAKTSYQQAEEDIEELMGIKVGHSSLHRLVERTELPLAQAQSESAGVSIDGGKICLRGEEKEGGQWRDYKLVSLHGNVCEAFFQDPEGLKNWSNVQPLSPIVTFLGDGHPGIWNAVESFATQSWLIRREVLDWYHLKENLFKVGGSLKRLEAVEHLLWRGFVNKAIDAFDGVKSKRAKNFQAYLTKHYQRIPDYQYYQQLGIVIGSGDVESKIKQVGARVKLSGARWHLHNVSRILRLRCAYLNHSPLLSVNVLS, encoded by the coding sequence ATCAAAACCCTAGTCGGAGAAGTGGAAATAAGCCAAAAACAAGCCAGAAAACTAAAGGTGTCGCCAAAAATCGTCTTAAGTCCAGGTTTAGAGAAATGCTGTCTAAGAGCCAGTGCGAAAACATCCTACCAACAAGCAGAAGAAGATATAGAGGAGTTGATGGGGATAAAAGTAGGACATAGCAGTTTACATCGCTTGGTAGAACGGACAGAACTGCCCTTAGCTCAAGCTCAGTCAGAGAGTGCGGGGGTCAGTATAGATGGGGGAAAGATTTGTCTGCGGGGCGAGGAGAAGGAAGGGGGACAGTGGCGAGATTATAAACTGGTGAGTCTTCATGGCAATGTCTGTGAAGCCTTTTTCCAAGACCCAGAGGGCTTAAAGAATTGGAGCAATGTTCAACCTTTGTCCCCAATAGTGACCTTTTTGGGAGATGGTCATCCCGGAATCTGGAATGCGGTAGAGAGTTTCGCCACTCAATCGTGGCTGATACGACGAGAGGTGTTGGATTGGTATCATCTCAAGGAGAATCTGTTCAAAGTGGGTGGCTCTCTCAAACGGCTAGAAGCAGTGGAGCATTTACTGTGGCGGGGTTTTGTGAACAAGGCAATAGATGCGTTTGATGGAGTCAAAAGCAAGAGGGCAAAGAATTTTCAAGCCTATTTGACGAAGCATTATCAGCGTATCCCTGATTACCAATACTATCAACAGCTTGGTATTGTGATTGGTTCTGGTGATGTGGAGTCTAAGATTAAACAGGTGGGAGCTAGGGTTAAATTGTCGGGAGCACGTTGGCATCTTCATAATGTTTCTCGTATTCTTCGGCTACGATGTGCTTATCTCAATCACTCTCCTCTTTTGAGTGTCAATGTATTATCTTAA
- a CDS encoding SBBP repeat-containing protein translates to MASLFDLNLTSVYNQLTSFSNLESFWKLFRTIFGTEYNHRAASILRSQWRKGDFSQFPQIKVIDSRDLQNANGAYSTKNNIIYLSEHFVRTASQQSLNAVILEEYGHFVDAQINQRDSPGDEGELFSALVRGVVLSSSELTRMQTEDDHARISVGGESILVEESFNTTGYKQFGSSMSDLGNGITTDESGNIYVVGGTSGNLPGYSNLGVSDAFLTKYTASASGNPVWTKQFGSSSSDTANGISIDDDNNIYVTGYTYGDFSGNDNLGVWDAFITKYDASGNKVWAKQFGSSTNDYATAIYTDIAGNSYITGYTFGVVSGTKTAGVSDVFVARYDANGNQIWIDQFGSFSSDNANGVTIDSSSNVYVVGYTASTLPGNTKLGVNDAFITKYNASGDIVWIKQFGSSVSDIAYGVSMDTSGGIYVVGQTYGALAGNSSLGSTDGMLAKYNGNGTQKWIRQFGSSNSDNARAVTTDSSGNIYVAGDTYGSLSGYTNLGSNDGFLIKYNASGTQLWAKQFGSSGSDNINSIRIDKTGNIYVAGYTSGSLPGNNSSGSNDAFVAGFDTEGNLLDLSNDLPLVSVSLNYGSLSENVPNNFVYTFSRSGLTTNALTVNFTIGGTAIFNTDYVQTGATSFTGTQGVINFAPGSSTVTLTLNPIDDSIVEDNETIDLQLIAGANYGINTGTVPTVPTATIVNDDGTRQQVGGDLIDVLQGGAAADYLTGGKGNDVLTGVANSDTFTFAGLDLGTDTIADFTPSEDTILVDAQGFGGGLVSGGILADNQLFIGSSATNASQRFIYNQGTGALIFDSDGDGPNTPIRFANLSPNLSLQPSNFFLS, encoded by the coding sequence ATGGCTAGTTTGTTTGATCTTAATCTGACCTCCGTTTACAACCAGCTTACCAGTTTTTCTAATTTAGAAAGTTTCTGGAAACTTTTCAGGACGATATTTGGCACCGAATATAATCATCGAGCAGCATCAATTCTGCGTTCCCAATGGAGAAAAGGTGATTTTAGCCAATTTCCCCAGATTAAGGTAATTGATAGTCGCGACCTTCAAAATGCCAATGGTGCTTATTCAACTAAAAATAATATAATTTACCTATCAGAACACTTTGTAAGGACGGCTAGTCAACAGTCACTCAATGCAGTGATACTAGAAGAATATGGACATTTTGTAGATGCTCAAATCAATCAGAGAGACTCACCTGGAGATGAGGGAGAATTATTTTCGGCTTTAGTACGAGGAGTCGTCTTGAGTTCCTCTGAGTTAACTCGTATGCAAACCGAGGATGACCATGCCAGGATTTCTGTGGGAGGAGAGTCCATCCTTGTTGAAGAATCTTTTAATACAACGGGCTACAAACAATTTGGTTCTTCCATGTCTGATCTAGGTAATGGAATTACGACTGACGAAAGTGGGAACATCTACGTGGTGGGTGGAACCTCTGGTAATTTACCTGGCTATAGCAATTTGGGGGTTAGCGATGCTTTTCTGACCAAATATACTGCCAGTGCCAGTGGTAATCCAGTTTGGACTAAGCAGTTCGGTTCATCCAGTTCTGATACTGCCAATGGAATTAGCATAGATGATGATAACAATATTTATGTTACTGGCTATACCTATGGTGATTTTTCAGGGAATGACAATTTAGGCGTTTGGGATGCTTTCATCACCAAATATGATGCTAGTGGCAATAAAGTCTGGGCCAAACAGTTTGGTTCATCGACCAATGATTATGCCACTGCTATTTATACTGACATTGCTGGTAACTCCTATATTACAGGTTACACCTTTGGCGTTGTATCAGGCACTAAAACGGCTGGGGTTAGTGATGTTTTTGTTGCCAGATATGATGCAAACGGTAATCAAATTTGGATTGATCAGTTTGGTTCATTTAGTTCTGATAATGCCAATGGAGTCACTATCGATAGTAGCAGCAATGTTTATGTCGTTGGCTATACAGCGAGTACTTTACCTGGTAATACCAAACTAGGTGTCAATGATGCTTTCATCACTAAATATAATGCTAGTGGTGATATCGTTTGGATTAAACAATTTGGCTCATCTGTTTCTGATATTGCCTATGGTGTTAGCATGGATACTAGTGGTGGTATTTATGTCGTTGGTCAAACTTACGGCGCTTTGGCTGGCAATAGCAGCCTTGGTAGTACAGATGGAATGCTTGCAAAATATAATGGGAATGGTACTCAAAAATGGATTCGTCAGTTTGGTTCATCTAACAGTGATAATGCTCGTGCGGTTACGACTGATAGTAGCGGTAATATTTATGTTGCTGGTGATACCTATGGTAGTTTATCGGGTTATACCAATTTAGGAAGTAACGATGGTTTTTTGATTAAGTACAATGCCAGTGGCACTCAACTTTGGGCCAAGCAGTTTGGTTCATCTGGTTCTGACAACATCAATTCAATCCGAATCGATAAAACTGGCAATATCTATGTTGCTGGCTATACTAGTGGTAGCTTGCCTGGTAATAATAGTTCAGGCAGCAATGATGCTTTTGTCGCTGGTTTTGATACGGAGGGGAATCTGTTGGATCTAAGCAATGATCTACCGTTGGTTAGCGTTAGCTTGAACTATGGTTCTCTTTCTGAGAACGTACCGAATAACTTTGTCTATACTTTTAGTCGTTCTGGTTTAACAACCAATGCTTTGACTGTCAATTTTACGATCGGCGGGACTGCTATTTTTAACACTGATTATGTTCAAACAGGAGCGACTAGTTTTACAGGAACGCAAGGAGTCATTAATTTTGCACCGGGGTCTAGCACTGTCACCCTCACCCTTAATCCGATAGATGATAGTATTGTTGAGGACAATGAAACTATTGATTTACAGCTGATTGCTGGTGCGAATTACGGAATTAACACTGGCACTGTCCCAACTGTCCCAACTGCTACGATTGTCAATGATGACGGCACTCGTCAACAGGTTGGAGGCGACTTGATAGATGTTCTTCAGGGTGGGGCCGCAGCCGATTATCTAACGGGAGGAAAGGGTAATGATGTTTTAACCGGTGTAGCTAATAGTGATACTTTTACTTTTGCGGGTCTTGATCTGGGCACTGATACCATCGCTGATTTCACCCCCAGTGAGGATACCATTTTAGTGGATGCCCAAGGCTTTGGTGGTGGTTTAGTGTCGGGTGGGATCTTAGCGGACAATCAATTGTTCATCGGGTCAAGTGCTACGAATGCTAGTCAACGTTTTATTTATAATCAGGGGACTGGTGCCTTAATCTTTGATTCTGATGGTGATGGGCCCAACACGCCCATCCGATTCGCTAACCTTAGTCCTAACTTGTCTCTCCAACCTTCGAATTTCTTTCTTAGCTAG
- a CDS encoding NAD-dependent epimerase/dehydratase family protein has translation MKILVTGGTGFLGTTLCSQLEAQGHELVRINSKNADLRKADSLDQFNHHSYDQIYHLAAWTQAGDFCLFHPGEQWIINQQINTNMLTWWQQYQPQAKFICMGTSCAYDPNLPLREENYLTGIPIDSLFTYAMTKRMLYVGLLALHKQYGLNYLCLVPSTLYGAGYHTDGRQMHFIFDLIRKIIRAKLYGEPVILWGDGYQSRELVYVEDFAQIALQLAQTVDHDLINIGAGEEFTIRHFAKVICEQVGYDFEKIQFDTSRYVGAKSKCLEVEKLQKVLPDLTLTNLHTGLAKTIAWFWEEQEKLVPA, from the coding sequence ATGAAAATCTTAGTCACCGGTGGAACCGGATTTTTGGGAACAACATTATGTTCTCAATTAGAAGCTCAGGGCCATGAATTAGTGCGGATCAACTCCAAAAATGCTGATCTGAGAAAAGCGGACTCTCTCGATCAGTTTAATCATCATTCCTACGACCAAATTTATCATTTAGCCGCCTGGACTCAGGCTGGTGATTTTTGTCTTTTCCATCCAGGAGAACAGTGGATTATTAATCAACAAATCAATACCAATATGCTGACCTGGTGGCAACAATATCAACCTCAAGCAAAATTTATCTGCATGGGAACCAGTTGTGCCTACGATCCGAATTTACCTTTGCGAGAAGAAAATTATTTAACTGGCATTCCGATTGATAGTCTCTTCACCTACGCCATGACCAAGAGAATGCTTTATGTTGGTTTATTAGCACTACATAAACAGTATGGGTTAAATTATTTATGTTTAGTCCCTTCCACACTCTATGGGGCTGGCTACCACACAGATGGGCGGCAAATGCACTTTATTTTTGATCTGATCCGCAAAATTATTCGAGCAAAACTTTACGGCGAACCTGTCATTCTCTGGGGAGATGGCTATCAATCTAGAGAACTGGTTTATGTAGAAGATTTTGCCCAGATTGCCCTTCAACTTGCCCAAACTGTTGATCATGATTTAATCAATATTGGGGCAGGAGAAGAATTTACGATTCGTCACTTTGCCAAGGTGATTTGTGAGCAGGTTGGTTATGATTTTGAGAAAATTCAATTTGATACAAGTCGCTATGTTGGTGCCAAATCAAAATGTTTAGAGGTCGAAAAATTACAAAAAGTCTTGCCGGATCTAACGCTCACCAATTTACATACAGGGTTAGCTAAAACGATCGCCTGGTTTTGGGAAGAACAGGAAAAATTAGTACCTGCTTAA
- the tsaB gene encoding tRNA (adenosine(37)-N6)-threonylcarbamoyltransferase complex dimerization subunit type 1 TsaB produces MTTQTTPIYGLALHTSSQQLGLAIAVNGEISRSQTWDLGRELSNQLHLHLAEFIQPQTWSDMAYLAVAQGPGSFTSIRIGLVTARTLGQQLHIPVFALSSLAAFALSKVDHLSPSGLIAVQMAATRGQIYGAVYQIQDQSIKIIFGDRLLDPPDWQRQLAQIDPDLHPLLAPEALGQNVDQILLLAHQSWQAGQRSPWSEALPFYGVSP; encoded by the coding sequence ATGACGACTCAGACGACTCCCATCTATGGGCTGGCTTTGCATACCAGTAGTCAACAATTGGGGTTGGCGATCGCCGTCAATGGTGAGATTAGCCGCAGTCAAACCTGGGATTTGGGGCGGGAATTATCTAACCAATTACATCTCCATTTAGCAGAATTTATTCAACCCCAAACCTGGTCAGATATGGCCTATCTAGCGGTTGCTCAGGGGCCAGGCAGTTTTACCAGTATTCGTATTGGTCTGGTAACAGCCCGTACTTTGGGGCAACAATTGCATATTCCGGTCTTTGCCCTGTCGAGTTTAGCGGCCTTCGCCCTTTCCAAAGTGGATCATCTTTCCCCATCTGGCTTAATTGCGGTGCAAATGGCGGCTACTCGTGGCCAAATCTACGGTGCGGTTTATCAGATCCAAGATCAGTCTATCAAGATTATTTTCGGCGATCGCCTTTTAGATCCTCCCGACTGGCAAAGGCAATTAGCCCAAATTGATCCCGATCTCCATCCCTTGCTCGCACCAGAAGCCCTGGGCCAAAATGTTGATCAGATCTTGCTTTTAGCCCATCAGTCATGGCAAGCCGGTCAGCGATCGCCCTGGTCAGAAGCCTTACCCTTCTATGGTGTGTCGCCCTAA
- a CDS encoding GDSL-type esterase/lipase family protein, which yields MQTISPPTLNGSVSRFEHPLKIIAMGDSLVYGYGDPIGGGWVERLRRLWMEGDGHVLYNLGIRGDRVSQVAERLELEFRYRGEIRNKVPDLLILSVGVNDSPRLGRPDGRSFTDLLLFEKQVNHLLEQAQQLCPVLFVGMVPVNESKMPFLDCFYFNHADQYKYKELSKQLCAAHNIPYLDIFDLWQQRGEAWINSHLMEDGLHPNVAGYKALLDDVLAWQPLHHKLRPVASFLQGELAVR from the coding sequence ATGCAAACAATCTCGCCTCCTACCTTAAATGGTTCTGTTTCCCGTTTTGAGCATCCCCTGAAAATTATTGCTATGGGGGACAGTTTGGTCTATGGCTACGGCGATCCCATTGGGGGAGGATGGGTAGAACGTCTGCGCCGTCTGTGGATGGAAGGTGATGGCCACGTTCTCTATAACCTAGGCATTCGCGGCGATCGCGTTTCCCAGGTCGCCGAGCGATTAGAATTAGAGTTTCGCTATCGAGGAGAAATTCGCAATAAGGTTCCAGACCTGCTTATCCTCTCGGTGGGGGTCAATGATTCTCCCCGTTTAGGGCGACCCGATGGCCGTTCCTTTACCGATTTATTGTTGTTTGAAAAACAGGTTAATCATCTTTTAGAACAGGCCCAGCAACTTTGTCCCGTCTTATTTGTGGGCATGGTTCCTGTTAATGAGTCCAAAATGCCTTTTCTAGATTGTTTTTATTTCAATCATGCCGATCAATATAAGTATAAGGAACTGAGTAAACAACTCTGTGCGGCGCACAATATTCCTTATCTCGATATTTTTGATCTTTGGCAACAGCGTGGTGAAGCTTGGATTAACTCACACCTAATGGAAGATGGTCTCCATCCCAATGTGGCCGGTTATAAAGCGTTATTAGATGATGTGTTAGCTTGGCAACCTTTACATCACAAACTCCGTCCAGTGGCCTCTTTCTTGCAAGGAGAGCTTGCTGTTAGATAA
- a CDS encoding ABC transporter permease: MKKKNEALKQKDQSGLTPEEQLLNRSLVTEILTMAVQSLWNNKLRTGLTMLGMVIGISSVVAITSLGEGVKKATEQQIQSLGSDVILVLAGAASSGGISQGAGSASTLTLEDAKAIAAQVTAARKVTAFLQRGNIQVVYSGQNIATSVLGTDLNYPDVKDSYPEIGQFFTQTDLDNAQPVAILGTKVRDQLFGKESPIGKEIRIQNQLYRVIGVMPPKGAIGNVDQDDRIFIPLSNMSSRIVGNNAISGVAISGIWVAAKDGNQLDATQFQVTNLLRLRHNIYPPELDDFRIINQVDVINTFTSVVSMFTVMVVAIAGISLVVGGIGIANIMLVSVVERTKEVGLRKALGATYTAILSQFLTEAVVVSTVGGVIGIVLGITIAIGSTQTMKIPLVISIWSITSGFGISVTVGLIAGVVPARNAAKLDAIIALRSD; encoded by the coding sequence ATGAAAAAAAAGAATGAAGCCTTAAAACAGAAAGATCAGTCAGGGTTAACCCCAGAGGAACAGCTTTTAAATCGTTCCCTGGTGACAGAAATTCTAACCATGGCCGTCCAATCTCTGTGGAATAATAAGTTACGAACGGGGCTAACCATGTTGGGGATGGTGATTGGGATCAGTTCGGTGGTGGCGATTACCTCTTTAGGGGAAGGGGTTAAAAAAGCAACGGAGCAACAGATTCAATCCCTCGGTTCGGATGTGATTCTCGTTTTAGCGGGGGCTGCTAGTAGTGGCGGCATTAGTCAGGGGGCTGGTTCGGCCTCTACCTTGACCTTAGAAGATGCTAAGGCGATCGCTGCTCAGGTGACAGCCGCTAGAAAAGTTACTGCTTTTTTACAACGGGGAAATATACAGGTTGTCTATAGCGGTCAAAATATCGCCACTTCGGTATTGGGAACCGATTTAAACTATCCTGATGTCAAAGATTCCTATCCTGAAATCGGCCAATTTTTTACCCAGACGGATTTAGATAATGCCCAACCCGTTGCCATTTTAGGAACTAAAGTTCGGGATCAATTATTTGGCAAAGAATCCCCCATTGGTAAAGAAATTCGGATTCAAAATCAACTTTATCGAGTCATTGGTGTGATGCCGCCTAAAGGGGCAATTGGCAATGTAGATCAAGATGATCGCATCTTTATTCCCCTTAGTAATATGTCCAGTCGAATTGTGGGCAATAATGCCATTTCTGGTGTTGCAATTTCAGGGATCTGGGTGGCGGCCAAGGATGGGAATCAACTGGATGCTACTCAATTTCAAGTGACCAATTTATTACGATTGCGCCATAATATTTATCCTCCCGAATTAGATGATTTTCGCATTATTAATCAGGTGGATGTGATTAATACTTTCACCAGTGTCGTCAGTATGTTTACAGTTATGGTAGTAGCGATCGCTGGTATTTCTTTAGTGGTAGGTGGCATTGGTATTGCCAATATTATGCTGGTTTCAGTGGTGGAAAGAACCAAAGAAGTGGGACTCCGTAAAGCTTTGGGAGCAACTTATACCGCTATTTTGTCCCAATTTTTAACAGAGGCAGTGGTGGTTTCGACAGTGGGTGGCGTGATTGGCATTGTCCTGGGTATTACGATCGCGATCGGCTCAACCCAGACCATGAAAATTCCCTTGGTCATCTCTATCTGGTCAATTACCTCCGGCTTCGGTATTTCGGTGACAGTGGGTTTAATTGCTGGTGTGGTTCCAGCCCGTAATGCGGCCAAACTTGATGCAATTATCGCCCTTCGTAGTGATTAA
- a CDS encoding efflux RND transporter periplasmic adaptor subunit, producing MHSNLTKNPTENPTESPAVTQSFSAKTKSHPLLNPLKGVMALMVLGLCGWGGWTLYQQNVVVPEIKAKHLQNTVSVQRQNLTVTVMANGTVQPQLSVNVSPKNSGILKQLFVKEGDRVQKGQLLAKMDDSNFQGQLLQSQGQVTQAQANLAKLKAGNRPQDIAQAQAELGQAQANLDKLKAGNRPQDIAQAQAELGQAQANLDKLRRGNRPQDIAQAQARLENALSNQRQADLVFLQNRTLNEEGAIAERDWENSRTQRDNAAAQVREAKQALSLIKSGSRPEEIQQAAEVVAQKQAALSLIKSGFRPEEIQQAAEVVAQKQAALSLMKSGSRAEDIAQAQAQVAIAQGNLKTVQTQIQDTEIRAPFDGIVARKYADPGAFVTPTTAGSAVSSATSSSILALAARNQIVTNVSESNIAQMSLGQKALIKADAYPTKTFVGKVIQIAPQSIVQQNVTSFEVKVAILNDSQNLLRSGMNVRVEFAAGQVKNVLVVPTVAIVRQEEGTGVYLWKNNQAEFVPIKTGLTVNDKTEISSGLQEKDRILITFPDGKRPRSKVPGSPGMPGLGGGSR from the coding sequence ATGCACAGTAATTTAACTAAGAATCCCACCGAGAATCCCACTGAGAGTCCTGCTGTAACCCAATCCTTCTCTGCCAAAACCAAATCCCATCCTCTCCTCAATCCCCTCAAGGGGGTAATGGCCTTAATGGTGCTGGGACTTTGTGGTTGGGGGGGCTGGACTCTCTATCAACAAAATGTGGTTGTTCCTGAAATTAAAGCCAAACACCTCCAAAATACGGTTTCCGTTCAACGTCAAAATTTAACTGTCACCGTCATGGCCAATGGGACAGTACAACCCCAACTTTCCGTCAATGTGAGTCCTAAAAATTCTGGCATTCTCAAACAATTGTTTGTTAAAGAAGGCGATCGCGTTCAAAAAGGACAGTTACTAGCCAAAATGGATGACTCAAATTTCCAGGGTCAACTCCTACAAAGTCAGGGTCAAGTCACTCAAGCCCAAGCCAATTTAGCAAAGTTAAAAGCGGGAAATCGTCCTCAAGATATTGCCCAAGCCCAAGCCGAACTTGGTCAAGCCCAAGCTAATTTAGACAAGTTAAAAGCTGGCAATCGCCCTCAAGATATTGCCCAAGCTCAAGCCGAACTCGGTCAAGCCCAAGCTAATTTAGACAAGTTAAGAAGAGGTAATCGTCCTCAAGATATTGCTCAAGCCCAAGCCCGCTTAGAAAATGCCCTCAGTAATCAACGCCAGGCGGATCTGGTTTTCCTTCAGAATCGTACTCTTAATGAAGAAGGCGCGATCGCTGAAAGGGATTGGGAAAATTCACGCACTCAACGGGATAATGCCGCCGCCCAGGTACGGGAAGCTAAACAAGCTCTATCTTTAATCAAATCTGGTTCTCGTCCAGAGGAAATTCAACAGGCCGCAGAAGTCGTAGCCCAAAAACAGGCCGCTCTATCTTTAATCAAATCCGGTTTTCGTCCAGAGGAAATTCAACAGGCCGCAGAGGTTGTTGCTCAAAAACAGGCTGCTTTATCTTTAATGAAATCTGGCTCTCGTGCCGAAGATATTGCCCAAGCTCAAGCTCAAGTCGCGATCGCCCAGGGGAATTTAAAAACGGTTCAAACCCAAATTCAAGATACGGAAATTCGCGCTCCTTTCGATGGTATTGTGGCTCGTAAATACGCCGATCCTGGTGCTTTTGTTACCCCAACTACTGCTGGCAGTGCTGTCTCTTCGGCCACCTCGTCTTCTATTTTGGCATTAGCAGCACGCAATCAAATTGTGACTAACGTTTCAGAAAGTAACATTGCCCAGATGAGTTTAGGCCAAAAAGCCCTGATTAAAGCCGATGCCTATCCCACCAAAACCTTTGTCGGAAAAGTTATTCAAATTGCTCCCCAATCGATTGTGCAACAAAATGTCACCAGTTTTGAAGTGAAAGTTGCTATTTTAAATGATTCTCAAAATTTACTGAGATCAGGAATGAATGTACGAGTGGAATTCGCAGCCGGTCAAGTTAAGAATGTTTTAGTTGTCCCGACAGTGGCCATTGTTCGCCAAGAAGAAGGAACCGGCGTTTATCTGTGGAAAAATAATCAAGCCGAGTTTGTGCCGATTAAGACGGGCTTAACGGTTAATGACAAAACAGAAATAAGCTCCGGTTTACAGGAAAAAGATCGTATTTTAATTACCTTTCCTGATGGTAAACGACCTCGTTCTAAAGTTCCAGGCTCCCCTGGTATGCCCGGTTTAGGTGGTGGTTCTAGATAG